A stretch of the Acidilobus sp. 7A genome encodes the following:
- the gatA gene encoding Asp-tRNA(Asn)/Glu-tRNA(Gln) amidotransferase subunit GatA: MRRATASAVLEGIFSGSLSPEEHVMEIYDNIKKWEPKVKGFITLLDEEAVLRRAKEVESLLKDGKRPPLAGLVVAVKDNISTKFAPTTAGSRMLSGYVPPFNATTVERLLAAGAIIIGKTNMDEFAMGSTTELSAFWPTHNPWDLERVPGGSSGGSAAVLAYGGADLALGSDTGGSVRLPAAYTATVGLKPTYGLVSRYGLIPYANSLEQISPMARSVKDVAMLLDVVSGHDPFDATTLNVGPTRTSSVAPEDPSKLSICVPHEMIDGSDPPVRSTILKLLDRLEAEGVKVSYDASLPSAPDALPVYYTIALAEAASNLARYDGKLYPFVVLRPNYTETVTSTRSEGFGREVKRRILLGVMALSEGYRDEFYVAAAKGRRIIRDEVLGMTKKCIIAGAVSPAPPPRLGERISDPLKLYALDVYTVIANLAGVPSLAVPAGFYDGLPLGVQFMASPLEEGKLMALGQLVEDVTGLRGVMA; this comes from the coding sequence GTGAGGAGGGCCACAGCGAGTGCCGTGCTTGAGGGCATCTTTAGCGGCTCACTCTCGCCAGAGGAGCACGTCATGGAGATCTATGATAACATAAAGAAGTGGGAGCCTAAGGTTAAGGGCTTCATAACCCTGCTTGACGAGGAGGCCGTGCTGAGGAGGGCCAAGGAGGTGGAGTCGCTTCTCAAGGATGGAAAGAGGCCTCCCCTGGCTGGGCTCGTGGTTGCAGTTAAGGATAACATATCGACCAAGTTCGCGCCGACCACCGCTGGCTCCAGGATGCTCTCAGGCTACGTGCCGCCCTTCAACGCCACGACCGTTGAGAGGCTGCTCGCGGCAGGGGCCATAATAATAGGGAAGACGAACATGGACGAGTTTGCCATGGGCAGCACGACGGAGCTCAGCGCCTTCTGGCCGACCCACAACCCCTGGGACCTTGAGAGGGTGCCGGGTGGGAGCAGCGGCGGCTCAGCCGCGGTGCTAGCTTATGGAGGGGCTGACCTTGCACTCGGCAGCGACACGGGCGGCTCCGTCAGGCTTCCGGCGGCCTATACAGCCACCGTTGGCCTTAAGCCGACATATGGGCTGGTCAGCAGGTACGGCCTGATACCCTACGCCAACAGCCTTGAGCAGATAAGCCCCATGGCAAGGTCCGTCAAGGATGTGGCCATGTTGCTAGACGTCGTATCTGGCCATGACCCATTCGACGCTACAACGCTTAACGTGGGTCCTACTAGGACCTCCTCAGTGGCCCCTGAGGACCCGTCGAAGCTGAGCATTTGTGTGCCTCACGAGATGATAGACGGCTCAGACCCGCCGGTCAGGTCTACAATATTGAAGCTGTTGGACAGGCTTGAGGCTGAGGGCGTGAAGGTAAGCTATGATGCCTCCCTCCCCTCAGCCCCGGACGCGCTGCCAGTTTACTACACGATAGCCCTTGCAGAGGCCGCCAGCAACTTAGCCAGGTACGACGGCAAGCTATACCCATTCGTGGTCTTAAGGCCTAACTATACCGAGACTGTGACCTCGACGCGCTCGGAGGGCTTTGGAAGGGAGGTAAAGAGGAGGATACTGCTCGGCGTCATGGCACTCAGCGAGGGCTACCGTGACGAGTTCTATGTGGCGGCCGCCAAGGGGAGGAGGATCATAAGGGACGAGGTGTTGGGCATGACAAAGAAATGCATCATAGCTGGGGCCGTGAGTCCCGCGCCGCCCCCAAGGCTTGGGGAGAGGATAAGCGATCCGCTTAAGCTGTACGCCCTTGACGTCTATACAGTCATAGCTAACCTCGCCGGCGTTCCATCACTTGCTGTGCCGGCCGGCTTCTATGATGGGCTGCCTCTCGGGGTGCAGTTTATGGCGAGCCCCCTTGAGGAGGGGAAGCTCATGGCCCTGGGTCAGCTCGTCGAGGATGTCACAGGCCTAAGGGGTGTGATGGCATGA
- the gatB gene encoding Asp-tRNA(Asn)/Glu-tRNA(Gln) amidotransferase subunit GatB, with the protein MSHHMIGLEVHVQMTETGTKLFCDCRSNYRGMEPNTNVCPVCLGLPGALPVPRRRPLVFATALSMLMVCETPPAMIFTRKHYFYPDLPKDYQITQYQGGGGAPVCLGGRARYYDPDTDEWREVRIRRINVEEDPGRTEYEGSITSSEAAYVDYNRSGVPLVEVVTEPELRSPRDARRFVEYLLLMMEYIGATNPRLEGAFRVDANISVRGGERVEVKNIGSTVDLERAIKYELFRQEKLISQGGAVERETRGWDPARRLTKPQRSKETEEEYLYFPEPDIPPISMKELVIEAAPLTLRDPAKYMDVITARGIPRRQAWSIVLYRPALSLYLKSLDKGADPLLAARMIAVDLKGLLKKLNADLYGASSWPSPDVIAGLTRLVRSGDYSYDEIKYNSLPKLALNPSASLSDVLPPRSNNIEDAVEVVIARERKAVSDFINGKPEALDYLVGSVLKMRRGYAVDPKLVRKVLLSRLTGAQDGHSNGGDGADSTANSRS; encoded by the coding sequence ATGAGTCACCACATGATAGGCCTTGAAGTCCACGTCCAGATGACAGAGACCGGCACGAAACTGTTCTGCGACTGCAGGTCAAACTACAGGGGCATGGAGCCCAACACTAACGTGTGCCCCGTTTGCCTTGGCCTTCCTGGAGCTCTGCCAGTGCCGAGGCGCCGCCCCCTGGTCTTCGCCACGGCCCTCTCAATGCTGATGGTCTGCGAGACGCCGCCGGCGATGATATTCACTAGGAAGCACTACTTTTACCCGGACCTGCCAAAGGACTACCAGATAACTCAATACCAGGGCGGCGGAGGGGCCCCCGTCTGCCTAGGGGGCAGGGCGAGGTACTACGACCCGGACACCGACGAGTGGCGCGAGGTCAGGATAAGGAGGATCAACGTCGAGGAGGACCCAGGTAGGACGGAGTACGAGGGCTCTATAACCTCAAGCGAGGCGGCCTACGTTGACTATAACAGGAGCGGCGTGCCCCTGGTAGAGGTCGTCACAGAGCCTGAGCTGAGGAGCCCGAGAGACGCCAGGAGGTTCGTGGAGTATCTGCTCCTGATGATGGAGTACATAGGGGCCACGAACCCACGCCTTGAGGGCGCCTTCAGGGTTGACGCCAACATAAGCGTCAGGGGTGGCGAGAGGGTCGAGGTGAAGAACATAGGTAGCACTGTTGACCTCGAGAGGGCTATAAAGTACGAGCTGTTCAGGCAGGAGAAGCTGATATCGCAGGGCGGCGCTGTTGAAAGGGAGACCAGGGGCTGGGACCCCGCTAGGAGGCTGACGAAGCCCCAGAGGTCGAAGGAGACGGAGGAGGAGTACCTTTACTTCCCTGAGCCAGACATACCGCCAATATCAATGAAGGAGCTAGTTATTGAGGCGGCACCGCTGACTCTGAGGGACCCAGCCAAGTACATGGACGTCATAACTGCAAGGGGCATTCCTAGGAGGCAGGCATGGAGCATAGTGCTCTATAGGCCAGCCCTGAGCCTTTACCTCAAGTCCCTCGACAAGGGTGCGGACCCCCTGTTGGCAGCCAGGATGATAGCGGTGGACCTTAAGGGGCTCCTGAAGAAGCTCAACGCAGATCTTTATGGTGCCAGCTCGTGGCCATCCCCTGACGTCATAGCTGGGCTGACGAGGCTTGTGAGGTCAGGCGATTACAGCTACGATGAAATTAAGTACAACTCACTACCCAAGCTCGCCCTAAACCCAAGCGCCTCGCTGAGCGACGTCCTGCCCCCCAGGTCAAACAACATTGAGGACGCTGTGGAGGTCGTGATAGCCAGGGAGAGGAAGGCAGTGAGCGACTTCATCAACGGCAAGCCTGAGGCCCTCGACTACCTGGTTGGGTCAGTGCTGAAGATGAGGAGAGGCTATGCCGTCGATCCGAAGCTGGTCCGCAAGGTCCTATTGTCACGTCTTACAGGAGCTCAGGACGGCCACAGCAACGGGGGCGACGGCGCGGACAGCACTGCTAATAGTAGAAGTTAA
- a CDS encoding alkaline phosphatase family protein: MEGQGFTWPDYSSESNLYSLSCGLASFFDVKRQCIGRQLELTGKRLVLIYLDALSWDLFSEANVRLSGKVMKATTVFPSTTAAALSTLMTAQAPGEHGLVGYTVFNKRLGGVINGIKYSYMGESGSGTIDYVSLGSAFPVRPWLKETSAKVLALMSGSAASGELTKTYLNSRPEEGLTKIKAHSSSFEMLAALREALEGDPYDMIYVYHDNPDHIGHGYGFSSEHRDLILEEVRVVLNHINKLAEKYRDKYTFLLLSDHGQVTVDKVYLFNNDEELLNKLEVPPYGDSRAVWFRTRENVRDLLRDRYSLEVMSKQEVIESGILGRVSDFVANNVLGDYLGVAKSPTVKYHYTYRGEDDPALRLRGNHSGMTPEEMYIPIVVWS; this comes from the coding sequence TTGGAAGGACAGGGCTTCACGTGGCCTGACTACTCCAGCGAGAGCAACCTGTACTCGCTCTCATGCGGGCTAGCGTCGTTCTTCGATGTCAAGAGGCAGTGCATTGGGAGGCAGCTCGAGCTGACGGGCAAGAGGCTGGTCCTGATATATCTTGACGCCCTCAGCTGGGATCTGTTCTCAGAGGCCAACGTAAGGCTCAGCGGTAAAGTGATGAAGGCCACCACCGTGTTTCCATCAACCACGGCGGCCGCCCTAAGCACACTGATGACAGCCCAGGCCCCCGGCGAGCACGGCCTGGTGGGATACACTGTCTTTAACAAGAGGCTCGGAGGCGTGATAAACGGAATAAAGTACTCATACATGGGTGAGAGCGGCTCAGGAACTATAGATTATGTTTCACTTGGGAGCGCCTTCCCAGTAAGGCCATGGCTTAAGGAGACGAGCGCTAAGGTGCTTGCTCTGATGTCGGGCAGCGCCGCGAGCGGCGAGCTGACAAAGACGTACCTTAACTCTAGGCCTGAGGAGGGGCTGACCAAGATAAAGGCGCACTCGAGCTCCTTTGAGATGCTGGCGGCCCTGAGGGAGGCCCTGGAGGGCGATCCCTATGACATGATCTACGTCTACCATGACAACCCTGACCACATAGGCCACGGCTACGGCTTCAGTAGCGAGCACAGGGACCTGATACTTGAGGAGGTCAGGGTTGTGCTGAACCACATAAACAAGCTGGCCGAGAAGTACAGGGACAAGTATACTTTCCTTCTGCTCTCAGATCATGGGCAGGTCACGGTCGACAAGGTCTACCTCTTTAACAACGATGAGGAGCTACTCAACAAGCTTGAGGTGCCCCCGTACGGGGACTCAAGGGCCGTGTGGTTCAGGACGAGGGAGAACGTAAGGGACCTGCTGAGGGACAGGTACTCGCTGGAGGTTATGAGCAAGCAGGAGGTCATAGAGAGCGGCATACTTGGCAGGGTGAGCGACTTCGTGGCCAACAACGTGCTCGGCGACTACCTTGGGGTCGCCAAGAGCCCCACTGTTAAGTACCACTACACCTACAGGGGCGAGGACGACCCCGCCCTGAGGCTAAGGGGCAACCACAGCGGCATGACGCCAGAGGAGATGTATATACCCATAGTGGTCTGGAGCTGA
- a CDS encoding DUF4010 domain-containing protein: protein MVYAEGLLLSIAVGAIVGLFNEYRKITGSKIFLGLRTSIFTSMLGYVTALLSRDAGSYMIAAAFISITLIATAIYVERARSLRITGATTYVSMILVFSAGVLVGLGYYLDGTLVSVLVASLSFYKTQLLNAISRIRREELLALLNLLVISVVILPLLPDKFVGPYGFFNPYEFWLTVVIVAVIFFAQYVALRVSRRGLLAFTIVGGLISSTTVTLSLIDLSNKKKEVSGSLALNTIMSNIPLFIVQVLAAAYFVTYSSALIKLLAAPILILTVVLLILGFIRSKDLSPANIEPPSAPLPIFRIIEFALLLFIITAAAKLVGVLVPGFLPVAIFVGALGNVLGTVIAVGTLYSHATIASREAAQLILLALMAGVIEKAFLSLLSSSSQYRKIVVMGSAALTAIAVLLMYVFGLL from the coding sequence ATGGTCTACGCCGAGGGACTGCTGCTCTCCATCGCGGTCGGAGCCATAGTAGGGCTTTTCAACGAGTACAGGAAGATAACGGGCTCCAAGATATTCCTAGGCCTAAGGACCTCGATATTTACATCAATGTTAGGTTATGTCACGGCGTTGCTCTCGCGCGACGCTGGAAGTTACATGATAGCCGCGGCCTTCATATCGATAACCTTAATAGCAACGGCCATATACGTTGAGAGGGCTCGGTCCCTGAGGATAACCGGCGCCACTACCTACGTTAGCATGATACTTGTCTTCTCCGCTGGCGTCCTGGTAGGACTTGGCTATTACCTTGACGGAACCCTAGTATCAGTGCTGGTGGCCTCACTGAGCTTCTACAAGACCCAGCTGCTTAACGCTATATCAAGGATAAGGCGTGAGGAGCTCCTTGCGCTCCTCAACCTGCTTGTCATCTCCGTTGTAATACTTCCACTGCTGCCCGACAAGTTCGTGGGGCCCTACGGCTTCTTCAACCCATACGAGTTCTGGCTGACGGTAGTCATAGTGGCCGTGATATTCTTCGCCCAGTACGTGGCGCTGAGGGTGTCACGTAGGGGGCTGTTGGCATTCACAATAGTGGGCGGGCTCATATCAAGCACTACTGTGACCCTTAGCCTCATAGACCTGAGCAATAAGAAGAAGGAGGTATCTGGTTCCCTGGCCTTGAATACGATTATGTCTAACATACCCCTCTTCATAGTCCAGGTGCTGGCCGCCGCGTACTTCGTCACGTACTCCTCAGCACTCATCAAGCTGTTGGCGGCGCCCATACTGATCCTAACAGTGGTCCTCCTGATCCTGGGCTTCATCAGGTCTAAGGACCTGAGCCCGGCTAACATTGAGCCGCCCTCAGCGCCGCTTCCCATTTTTAGAATAATAGAGTTCGCCCTCCTGCTCTTTATAATAACGGCGGCGGCGAAGCTGGTCGGGGTCCTAGTCCCGGGCTTTCTCCCCGTAGCTATATTCGTTGGGGCCCTCGGCAACGTCCTTGGTACAGTGATAGCGGTCGGGACGCTTTACTCACATGCTACAATTGCGTCTAGGGAGGCAGCCCAGCTGATACTTCTGGCGCTCATGGCTGGTGTCATAGAGAAGGCTTTCCTCTCCCTGCTGTCCTCAAGTTCGCAGTACAGGAAGATAGTAGTGATGGGCTCCGCAGCTCTTACGGCCATTGCGGTCCTGCTGATGTACGTCTTCGGGCTGCTCTAG
- the radA gene encoding DNA repair and recombination protein RadA, with product MTEASEAQAKKPKDITELPGVGPTTAEKLVESGYATIEAIAVATPQEIAAATGIPLQTAQKIVESARQALDIHFKTALELKKERMAVRKISTGSKALDDLLGGGIETKQITEFFGEFGTGKTQICHQLAVNVQLPEDKGGLSGKAAYIDTEGTFRWERIDQMARGLGLDPDKVMDNIYWIRAINSHHQMAIVDQLFEMIDKEPVRLVIVDSLTSHFRAEFPGRENLASRQQLLNKHLHQLMRLAEVYDIAVVVTNQVMARPDVFYGDPTAAVGGNVVAHAPGVRVQLKKSRNNKRIARIVDAPHLPEGETVFAITEYGIRDAEEE from the coding sequence GTGACAGAGGCTAGTGAGGCTCAGGCTAAGAAGCCCAAGGACATAACGGAGCTGCCAGGGGTAGGGCCTACAACTGCGGAGAAGCTCGTAGAGAGCGGGTACGCCACGATTGAGGCCATAGCGGTGGCCACACCCCAGGAGATAGCGGCGGCCACCGGTATACCGCTTCAGACGGCGCAGAAGATAGTCGAGTCAGCCAGGCAGGCCCTTGACATACACTTCAAGACTGCGCTGGAGCTGAAGAAGGAGAGGATGGCCGTAAGGAAGATAAGTACTGGAAGCAAGGCCCTTGACGACCTGTTGGGGGGCGGCATAGAGACCAAACAGATAACGGAGTTCTTCGGCGAGTTCGGCACTGGCAAGACCCAGATATGCCACCAGCTGGCGGTGAACGTGCAGTTACCTGAGGACAAGGGAGGCCTCAGCGGGAAGGCAGCTTACATTGACACGGAAGGCACCTTCAGGTGGGAGAGGATAGATCAGATGGCCAGGGGTCTCGGCCTTGACCCTGACAAGGTTATGGATAACATATACTGGATAAGGGCTATCAACAGCCACCACCAGATGGCAATAGTGGACCAGCTCTTCGAGATGATAGATAAGGAGCCCGTGAGGCTTGTAATTGTCGACTCTCTGACCAGCCACTTCAGGGCTGAGTTCCCAGGCAGGGAGAACCTGGCATCGAGGCAGCAGCTGCTCAACAAGCACCTGCACCAGCTCATGAGGCTTGCCGAGGTCTATGACATAGCCGTGGTGGTGACGAACCAGGTAATGGCAAGGCCTGACGTGTTCTACGGCGACCCGACCGCTGCTGTTGGAGGTAACGTGGTGGCCCACGCGCCGGGCGTAAGGGTTCAGCTGAAGAAGAGCAGGAACAACAAGAGGATAGCTAGGATCGTGGACGCCCCGCATCTGCCCGAGGGGGAGACGGTATTTGCAATAACGGAGTATGGGATAAGGGACG